The Pseudochaenichthys georgianus chromosome 24, fPseGeo1.2, whole genome shotgun sequence genome includes a region encoding these proteins:
- the LOC117439463 gene encoding zona pellucida sperm-binding protein 3-like, whose translation MEAFHVQVILLVGLCVSSSFDFPSTQDASFQSLANTGRSELGQQQQQQKSPFEEPQQVNTVRVTCHPDSLEIVIKADMFAVGAPVDGDELRLGVETNNQYCRATASSADEYSISVGLVECGTRHWVTEDSLIYTNLLIYSPEASPYGVVRMDEAVILIECHYERKYSLSSSSLMPTWIPFMSTQAAVEMLQFNLRIMTSDWQHKRGSNVFHIGEPISIEASVRIGHHIGLRVFVSSCVATLSPDMHSSPRHAFIENGCFVDSQLPGSRSRFLARTQDDKLHMSIDAFRFYNEDRGELYITCHLNAVPINKADAPNKACTFVNGRWRSADGNEYLCGQCKRPIEVEQTPSKPSSPSKFRPRGFVKPEEREPLWRSGPKTSTVWEHQARVGPVMVLPAKQKSRPIPTEELSSVLDQTSRSTMYGRQWRSGINRVDQRKGLIPDSSSTQNQVDVLTLASAQNKDEDKNGTDKRLNVKNDAEEVPELLEKTSPEAHLQSNASVLNSTHTAALDEVLQTAVVNVAVPPLSNTTATEADLSETMDPKR comes from the exons ATGGAGGCCTTTCATGTTCAGGTTATCCTCCTTGTAGGACTCTGTGTTAGCTCCTCTTTTGATTTCCCGTCCACACAAGATGCTTCCTTTCAGAGCCTTGCGAACACAGGCAGGTCAGAACtcgggcagcagcagcagcagcagaagtcTCCGTTTGAGGAACCGCAGCAGGTGAATACCGTCAGAGTGACCTGCCATCCAGACTCTTTAGAGATTGTTATCAAAGCCGATATGTTTGCGGTTGGAGCTCCTGTTGATGGTGACGAGCTACGCCTTGGAGTAGAGACCAACAACCAGTACTGCAGAGCTACAGCGTCTTCAGCAGATGAGTACAGTATCAGTGTTGGACTTGTGGAGTGCGGCACCAGACACTGG GTAACTGAGGACTCTCTGATCTACACAAACCTCCTCATATACTCTCCTGAGGCTTCTCCATATGGTGTTGTTCGAATGGACGAGGCTGTCATTCTAATTGAGTGTCATTACGAAAG GAAGTACAGTTTGTCCAGTTCTTCACTCATGCCTACCTGGATCCCCTTCATGTCGACccaggctgcagtggaaatgttgcAGTTTAACTTGAGAATCATGACAA GTGACTGGCAGCACAAAAGAGGCTCTAATGTGTTTCATATCGGTGAGCCCATCAGCATCGAGGCCTCGGTCAGAATTGGGCATCACATTGGGCTCCGAGTGTTTGTGAGCAGCTGCGTGGCTACACTGAGCCCCGACATGCACTCCAGCCCCAGGCATGCCTTCATTGAAAATGG GTGCTTTGTTGACTCTCAGCTTCCAGGCTCAAGGTCTCGATTCTTAGCCAGGACACAGGATGACAAGCTCCACATGTCCATTGATGCCTTCAGATTTTATAATGAGGACAGAGGGGAG CTCTACATCACATGTCACCTGAATGCTGTGCCAATAAATAAAGCAGATGCACCAAACAAGGCGTGCACTTTTGTGAATGGAAG ATGGAGGTCCGCTGATGGTAATGAATACTTATGTGGGCAATGCAAAAGACCAATTGAAGTGGAGCAAACTCCCAGTAAGCCCAGCAGCCCGAGCAAGTTTAGGCCTCGAGGGTTTGTGAAGCCAGAAGAGCGTGAACCCCTCTGGAGGAGCGGACCGAAGACCAGTACAG TGTGGGAACATCAGGCCAGAGTGGGTCCCGTGATGGTCTTGCCAGCCAAGCAGAAAAGCCGGCCCATTCCTACAGAGGAGCTTTCTTCCGTTCTTGATCAAACCAGCAGATCTACAATGTATGGCAGACAGTGGAGGAGTGGAATAAACAGAGTTG ATCAGAGGAAAGGACTGATTCCTGATTCATCATCGACCCAAAACCAGGTGGACGTTTTGACTTTAGCTTCTGCGCAGAATAAAGACGAAGACAAAAATGGAACCGACAAAAGGTTAAATGTGAAAA ATGATGCTGAGGAAGTTCCTGAACTACTAGAAAAAACCTCTCCTGAGGCCCACCTGCAGTCGAATGCATCGGTGCTGAACAGTACCCACACAGCGGCGCTCGATGAAGTCCTCCAAACTGCAGTGGTTAATGTGGCTGTGCCCCCACTGTCCAACACCACTGCAACAGAAGCTGACCTTTCTGAAACAATGGACCCAAAGAGATAA